From a region of the Falco peregrinus isolate bFalPer1 chromosome 5, bFalPer1.pri, whole genome shotgun sequence genome:
- the LOC101922415 gene encoding kelch-like protein 24: protein MSEGCIRAELILTAWQSASMEPAQEPEELGPQTETAADTVLEVGERLFQVSRRVLSVHSRYFEAMFFGGARESSEHHIVIRGIDAVPFQVLLEFTRTAQVLIGQENVTSLLETADFFQFDRVKLLCQKFLERELHVSNCLGLMTYSQQFAFIDLYESALNVALSHWGDVMCQEEFKVLPKETLIQLLKSDDLFVSREDVVFDSVMRWIMEDPATREEDFLDLVGEIRVTFLSLSFLDILVKRSKRPGETDTFSRLIKKLDSCPPPSWQNKELCPYAGRSYDTLYVLGGKHDKEQQELFLFQPKTGTWQACSPLQRRNLTQYAVAAVGSFLFVTGGYFRDEFVWYSVDWVLIYNCLDNSWLEGPAMKMSRNSHCAVGAGLYLYVLGGSTDEGIVPAVERMALLESEWESMSPMAQPVERGDAVSVGTRIYVVCGLDENGHVYDGVQRLNTETDSWDVVSFSPLPRYDLCITSLNGALYTIGGGAFRFDVETDEWTRVDEECLTQKFFMGCSTVNGRIYLLGQRKGNGALPVVVLFDPYVDTCQVIDYKLPCPLPIRGCVSVRRFDTWA, encoded by the exons ATGAGCGAAGGCTGCATAAGGGCTGAGTTAATTTTAACCGCCTGGCAGTCAGCAAGCATGGAGCCTGCACAAGAACCAGAGGAGCTGGGACCTCAGACAGAAACGGCTGCAGACACAGTTCTTGAGGTTGGAGAGAGACTCTTTCAGGTCAGCCGCAGGGTGCTTTCAGTACACAGTCGTTATTTTGAAGCcatgttttttgggggggcaaGAGAGAGCTCTGAACACCACATAGTGATCAGAGGGATCGATGCAGTGCCTTTTCAGGTGCTACTCGAGTTCACTCGCACAGCCCAAGTGCTTATAGGTCAAGAAAATGTGACCAGCTTACTGGAAACAGCTGacttttttcagtttgacaGAGTGAAACTGTTGTGTCAGAAGTTTCTGGAGAGAGAACTGCACGTTTCCAACTGCCTGGGCCTGATGACCTACTCGCAGCAATTTGCCTTTATAGACCTGTACGAGTCTGCTCTGAATGTGGCTCTCAGTCACTGGGGGGATGTGATGTGCCAGGAAGAATTTAAGGTGCTGCCCAAGGAAACGCTGATACAGCTCCTAAAAAGCGACGACCTCTTCGTTTCGCGAGAAGATGTGGTTTTTGACAGTGTTATGAGGTGGATAATGGAGGACCCAGCAACGAGAGAGGAAGACTTTCTGGATTTGGTGGGCGAAATCAGGGTTACTTTTCTGAGTTTGTCCTTCCTTGATATCTTGGTGAAACGCAGCAAGCGCCCTGGAGAGACAGATACCTTTTCCAGGCTAATAAAGAAGTTAGACAGCTGTCCTCCACCCAGCTGGCAAAATAAGGAACTGTGTCCTTATGCTGGTCGGAGTTACGACACCTTATATGTCCTGGGAGGAAAGCATGACAAGGAACAGCaagaattatttctctttcaacCTAAAACAGGGACCTGGCAGGCTTGTTCTCCACTGCAGCGCAGGAACCTCACCCAATATGCAGTGGCAGCAGTAG GGAGCTTCCTCTTTGTGACAGGAGGATATTTCCGGGATGAGTTTGTGTGGTACAGTGTGGATTGGGTGCTTATCTACAACTGCCTGGACAACAGCTGGCTGGAAGGACCTGCCATGAAGATGTCCCGCAACAGCCACTGTGCAGTAGGAGCAGGTCTCTACCTGTACGTGCTCGGAGGGAGCACCGACGAAGGGATAGTCCCAGCAGTGGAGCGCATGGCTTTGCTGGAGTCCGAGTGGGAAAGCATGAGTCCTATGGCTcagcctgtggagagaggagatGCGGTCAGTGTGGGAACCAGGATCTATGTGGTCTGTGGCCTGGATGAAAATGGACACGTGTATGATGGAGTGCAGAGGCTGAACACAGAGACGGACAGCTGGGATGTCGTCTCATTCTCCCCACTTCCAAG GTACGACCTCTGCATCACATCACTGAACGGCGCGCTGTACACCATAGGAGGGGGAGCTTTTCGGTTTGATGTGGAGACAGATGAGTGGACCCGGGTGGATGAGGAATGCTTGACCCAGAAGTTCTTCATgggctgcagcactgtgaaTGGACGGATTTATCTCCTtgggcagaggaaggggaaCGGTGCCCTCCCCGTCGTAGTCCTCTTTGATCCCTACGTTGACACGTGCCAGGTCATAGATTACAAACTCCCTTGCCCCCTTCCTATTCGTGGGTGCGTCTCTGTGCGCAGGTTTGATACGTGGGCGTGA
- the LSM7 gene encoding U6 snRNA-associated Sm-like protein LSm7, producing the protein MASGGGGGGGAGKMADKEKKKKESILDLSKYIDKTIRVKFQGGREASGVLKGFDPLLNLVLDGTIEYMRDPDDQYKLTEDTRQLGLVVCRGTSVVLICPQDGMEAIPNPFIQQQDG; encoded by the exons ATGGCGAGCGGCGGCGGaggtggcggcggcgccggcaAGATGGCG GacaaggagaagaagaagaaggagagcATTCTAGACCTTTCCAAGTACATCGACAAGACCATCCGGGTGAAGTTCCAGGGTGGGAGAGAAG CAAGCGGCGTCTTGAAAGGATTTGACCCTCTTCTGAACCTCGTGCTTGATGGTACCATTGAATACATGAGAG atCCAGATGATCAATACAAATTAACAGAAGACACACGTCAGCTGGGACTTGTGGTCTGCAGAGGGACTTCTGTGGTTCTTATTTGTCCTCAGGATGGAATGGAAGCTATTCCAAACCCTTTCATTCAACAGCAAGACGGCTAG